GTCTGCGGGACCGGCTGCCGCCCGGTTCCGGCCGGTTCCGGCCGTGGTCCCGATCGGTGTGGGGGTCCCGGCTGGCCTGGGGGCTGGTCGCCTCGGCCGTCGTCGCCGCCCTGACCCTCACCTTCGTGCTGAGCGGCCCGAGCACCACGTCCGCGGTCGCCGCGCCCCGCCCGCTGGTGATCGAGTCGGGCTCCACACCCGTACCGCTGGACCGGCTGGCCGACCGCGCCGCGGCCGAGGCTGCGGCCGACGGCGCGGCCCGGCTGCGCAAAGGCACGCACGTGCAGTCCTGGAGCCTGGGAATGTCGGACGACAAGCCCCCGATCACCCTGCCCGAGGAGCGCATCGTGCGCTGGCGGCCGGACGGCAGCCACACCGAACTCGTCGTGGCGACCGACCCGAGGCGCCCCGGCCGTCCGGTCCTCTCCGACGAGGACGGCGCACCGCGGCTCGTCGACGACCGTCACGTCCTCCTCGACCAGACCTACCCGCCCAGCTGGAGCGACGCCCCGCCCGAGTCGCCCCCGCCCCATGACCCGGCGCGGCTGCGCGCCTACCTGATGGAGGCTCAATCCATCGACACGCTGACCACGCCAGAGTTGCTGGACGCCACGGCGACGCTGCTGGACCACTGGACGCTCGGCGCGCGGGAGAGCGCGGTGCTGGCCCGGCTCCTGGCCGGCGCGGAGGGGCTGCGGCCGGCCGGCCAGGTGACCGACCGGCTGGGCCGACGCGGCCAGGCCTACGTGAACGACTCGCGCGGCGTTCGCCGCATGCTGATCATGGACCCGGCCACCGGCGCCGTCCTCGGGCTGGAGAGCACCCTCAGCAGCCCGGATCCCGAGTACGGCGTCGAAAAGGGCGCCGTCATGTCGTACAGCGCCTGGATGCGCTGATCACACCCCGGTGACACCGAGTTGCCGGGCGGCGGCCTCCACCGTCTGCTCCAGCAGCGTGGCGATGGTCATCGGACCGACGCCGCCCGGCACCGGTGTGATCAGCGAGGCCAGCTCCACGGCGGAGTCGAACTCGACGTCGCCGACGTTCCCCGCGTTGTACCCGGCGTCGATGACCACGGCGCCGGGCTTGATGTCCTGGCCGTGGACGAGGCGGGGCCTGCCCACCGCGGCCACCACGATGTCGGCCTCGCGCACGGCCGCCGACAGGTCCCGCGTGCGCGAGTGGCAGTAGCTGGTGTGCTGCTTCGCCCAGGCGCACGGCATCGACTTCCGCGGGGCCGCTCCCCGGTGGTGCTCCACCTCGGCGCCAGTCACGGCCCGGCCCCATCCTAGGTCGTGTCCGCGAGGTCCCGCCTGCCCTCCGGGCGAACGACGGGACCTCGCGGACACGACCTAACCGAGCACGGCAAGGCTCCCGCTACTCGTCCCAGGCCTGGACCAGGGTCTGTTCGGCGATCTTGCCGCCGCGCAGC
This is a stretch of genomic DNA from Streptomyces hawaiiensis. It encodes these proteins:
- a CDS encoding CU044_5270 family protein; translation: MADELELLRGADPVPPDGPHFGDGPLDHKAELRLERLLRDPGDGLSGRMRDPGDRPSWRLRARPGWLSGRPRDRRSLLSGRRLRDRRRLSSARLRARPGWPSGRLRDRLPPGSGRFRPWSRSVWGSRLAWGLVASAVVAALTLTFVLSGPSTTSAVAAPRPLVIESGSTPVPLDRLADRAAAEAAADGAARLRKGTHVQSWSLGMSDDKPPITLPEERIVRWRPDGSHTELVVATDPRRPGRPVLSDEDGAPRLVDDRHVLLDQTYPPSWSDAPPESPPPHDPARLRAYLMEAQSIDTLTTPELLDATATLLDHWTLGARESAVLARLLAGAEGLRPAGQVTDRLGRRGQAYVNDSRGVRRMLIMDPATGAVLGLESTLSSPDPEYGVEKGAVMSYSAWMR